A window of Natronospira bacteriovora contains these coding sequences:
- the coxB gene encoding cytochrome c oxidase subunit II — protein MFKTKLSGAIRHTFLLGMLLLAFPGSALAFREGINLPRGVTTMSDEIYNLHMLIFWICVVIAVLVFGAMIISIFLHRKSRGVEPAKWHHNTAVEVVWTVIPFMILIGMAIPSARALIDLEDYRDYDMSIQVTGYQWFWHYEYRGENVDFYSRLDRDSNRARQLRAHRDIDPRDVDNYLLEVDNRVVVPINQKVLLLLTANDVIHAWWVPELGGKKDAIPGFVNELWFEITEPGVYRGQCAELCGRDHGFMPIVVEAVEQEEYEAWLEEMRERQAKGDDNLQLSAIEVAR, from the coding sequence ATGTTCAAAACGAAGCTTTCAGGCGCGATTCGCCACACCTTCTTGCTCGGGATGCTGCTGCTGGCATTCCCGGGCTCGGCGCTGGCCTTCCGCGAGGGCATCAACCTGCCCCGTGGCGTGACCACCATGAGTGACGAGATCTACAACCTTCACATGCTGATCTTCTGGATCTGCGTGGTGATTGCGGTTCTGGTCTTCGGCGCCATGATCATTTCCATCTTCCTGCACCGCAAATCCCGCGGCGTGGAGCCGGCCAAGTGGCACCACAACACCGCCGTGGAAGTGGTCTGGACCGTCATCCCCTTCATGATCCTGATCGGCATGGCCATTCCCTCGGCCCGGGCGCTCATCGATCTCGAGGATTACCGGGATTACGACATGAGTATCCAGGTCACTGGCTACCAGTGGTTCTGGCACTACGAATACCGTGGCGAGAATGTGGATTTCTACAGCCGTCTCGATCGCGACAGCAACCGTGCCCGTCAGCTGCGTGCCCACCGCGACATTGATCCTCGTGACGTGGACAACTACCTGCTGGAAGTGGACAACCGCGTGGTGGTGCCCATCAACCAGAAGGTTCTGCTGCTGCTCACCGCCAATGACGTGATCCACGCCTGGTGGGTGCCGGAACTGGGCGGCAAGAAGGACGCCATCCCCGGTTTCGTGAACGAGCTCTGGTTCGAAATCACCGAGCCCGGTGTCTATCGTGGTCAGTGCGCCGAGCTGTGCGGCCGCGACCATGGTTTCATGCCCATCGTGGTGGAAGCCGTGGAACAGGAAGAATACGAGGCCTGGCTGGAAGAAATGCGTGAACGCCAGGCCAAGGGCGACGATAACCTGCAGCTTTCCGCCATTGAAGTGGCCCGGTAA
- a CDS encoding twin transmembrane helix small protein codes for MGLVILILILAILASLASALFYLLKDPGESKRTVWALTFRVGLSISLFVFLLILFALGLIEPKGPPVG; via the coding sequence ATGGGCCTGGTAATTCTGATCCTGATTCTGGCCATCCTGGCCAGCCTGGCGTCCGCCCTGTTCTATCTCTTGAAAGACCCGGGTGAATCCAAGCGAACGGTCTGGGCCCTCACCTTCCGGGTCGGCCTGTCCATCAGCCTGTTCGTCTTCCTGCTGATCCTCTTCGCCCTCGGCCTCATCGAACCCAAGGGTCCGCCAGTCGGCTAA
- a CDS encoding cytochrome c oxidase subunit 3: MAQEKGSYYVPHESHWPVVGTIGMFIAVIGAAALLNGVRFGTPVMFIGGAIILYMVWGWFRDVINESVQGVYGSQEDRSFRQGMAWFILSEVAFFAAFFGALFYARVYSLPWLGGEGANFFTNLLLWDGFEAAWPSDGPAPRGGEFDIMGAWGLPAINTAILLTSGVTLTIAHHAIKENNRKVLNWGLFATIALGLLFLSIQMYEYVHAYVDLNLRLDSGIYGSTFFMLTGFHGLHVFLGALMLTVVYFRCLKGHFTADNHFAFEAAAWYWHFVDVVWLVLFVFVYWL, from the coding sequence ATGGCGCAGGAAAAGGGTAGTTACTACGTTCCCCATGAAAGCCACTGGCCCGTGGTGGGCACCATCGGCATGTTCATTGCCGTAATCGGTGCCGCGGCCCTGCTCAACGGTGTCCGTTTCGGCACACCGGTCATGTTCATCGGTGGCGCGATCATTCTCTACATGGTCTGGGGCTGGTTCCGCGACGTCATCAACGAAAGCGTCCAGGGTGTCTACGGCTCCCAGGAAGACCGCAGCTTCCGCCAGGGCATGGCCTGGTTCATCCTGTCGGAAGTCGCCTTCTTTGCCGCCTTCTTCGGGGCCCTGTTCTACGCCCGCGTGTATTCCCTGCCCTGGCTGGGCGGTGAAGGCGCGAACTTCTTCACCAACCTGCTGCTCTGGGATGGCTTTGAAGCCGCCTGGCCCAGCGATGGCCCCGCCCCGCGTGGCGGCGAGTTCGATATCATGGGCGCCTGGGGCCTGCCGGCCATCAACACCGCCATCCTGCTGACCTCCGGCGTGACGCTGACCATTGCTCACCACGCCATCAAGGAAAACAACCGCAAGGTGCTCAACTGGGGCCTGTTCGCCACCATCGCCCTGGGTCTGCTCTTCCTCAGCATCCAGATGTACGAGTACGTCCACGCCTATGTGGATCTGAACCTGCGTCTGGATTCCGGCATCTACGGTTCCACCTTCTTCATGCTCACCGGCTTCCACGGCCTGCACGTGTTCCTCGGTGCACTGATGCTGACGGTGGTCTATTTCCGATGCCTCAAGGGCCACTTCACCGCCGACAACCACTTCGCCTTCGAAGCCGCCGCCTGGTACTGGCACTTCGTGGACGTGGTCTGGCTGGTCCTCTTCGTATTCGTCTACTGGCTGTAA
- the ctaD gene encoding cytochrome c oxidase subunit I, giving the protein MSTATDTHHDEHHGPAKGLRRWLFTTNHKDIGTLYLWFSLIMFFVGGAMAMVIRAELIQPGMNLVDPMFYNQMVTMHALIMIFGAVMPAFVGLANWMIPMMVGAPDMALPRMNNWSFWILPIGFTLLLMTFFVPGGAPAAGWTIYPPLSLQTGDAFPFLVFGIHVLGISSIMGAINIIVTIMNMRAPGMGLLKMPIFVWGWLITAYLLIAVMPVLAGAVTMLLTDKYFGTTFFDAAGGGDPVLFQHLFWFFGHPEVYIMILPAFGIISEIIPTFARKKLFGYSAMVYAIAAIAFLSFIVWAHHMFTVGMPVAGLLFFMFTTMLIAVPTGVKVFNWVATMWRGAMTFETPMLFALAFLFLFTIGGFSGLMLAIVPADFQYHDSYFVVAHFHYVLVPGAVFAIMAATYFWLPKWTGNMYSEFWGKTHFWLSTISINVTFFPQHFLGLAGMPRRIPDYAVQFTDFNFISSIGAFVFGVSQLIFVYVIIHCIRGGVGRATDRVWEGSHGLEWTVPSPAPYHTFETAPEVK; this is encoded by the coding sequence ATGAGCACTGCTACCGATACCCATCACGACGAACATCACGGCCCGGCCAAGGGGCTGCGTCGCTGGCTCTTTACCACCAACCACAAGGACATCGGCACGCTGTACCTCTGGTTCAGCCTGATCATGTTCTTCGTCGGTGGCGCCATGGCCATGGTCATCCGTGCCGAGCTGATTCAGCCCGGCATGAATCTGGTTGACCCCATGTTCTACAACCAGATGGTCACCATGCACGCGCTGATCATGATCTTCGGCGCCGTCATGCCGGCCTTCGTGGGCCTGGCCAACTGGATGATCCCCATGATGGTGGGGGCGCCGGACATGGCCCTGCCACGCATGAACAACTGGAGCTTCTGGATCCTTCCCATTGGTTTCACGCTCCTGCTGATGACCTTCTTCGTGCCGGGCGGTGCACCGGCCGCGGGCTGGACCATCTACCCGCCGCTTTCCCTGCAGACGGGTGATGCCTTCCCCTTCCTGGTCTTCGGCATCCACGTGCTGGGTATTTCCTCCATCATGGGCGCGATCAACATCATCGTGACCATCATGAACATGCGGGCACCCGGCATGGGCCTGCTGAAGATGCCCATCTTCGTGTGGGGCTGGCTGATTACCGCCTACCTGCTGATCGCCGTGATGCCGGTGCTCGCCGGTGCGGTGACCATGCTGCTCACCGACAAGTACTTCGGTACCACCTTCTTTGATGCCGCCGGCGGCGGTGACCCGGTCCTGTTCCAGCACCTCTTCTGGTTCTTCGGGCACCCCGAGGTGTACATCATGATCCTGCCGGCCTTCGGCATCATCTCGGAGATCATCCCGACCTTCGCACGCAAGAAGCTCTTCGGCTACAGCGCCATGGTCTATGCCATTGCCGCCATCGCCTTCCTGAGCTTCATCGTCTGGGCTCACCACATGTTCACCGTGGGCATGCCGGTGGCGGGTCTGCTGTTCTTCATGTTCACCACCATGTTGATTGCCGTGCCCACGGGCGTGAAGGTCTTCAACTGGGTGGCCACCATGTGGCGCGGGGCCATGACCTTCGAAACCCCGATGCTGTTTGCCCTGGCCTTCCTCTTCCTGTTCACCATCGGTGGCTTCTCCGGCCTGATGCTTGCCATCGTGCCGGCGGATTTCCAGTACCATGACTCCTACTTCGTGGTGGCCCACTTCCACTACGTGCTGGTACCGGGTGCGGTCTTTGCCATCATGGCCGCCACCTATTTCTGGCTGCCCAAGTGGACGGGCAACATGTACAGCGAGTTCTGGGGCAAGACCCATTTCTGGCTGTCCACCATTTCCATCAACGTGACCTTCTTCCCGCAGCACTTCCTGGGGCTGGCCGGCATGCCGCGCCGTATCCCGGACTATGCGGTGCAGTTCACGGACTTCAATTTCATTTCCAGTATCGGGGCCTTTGTCTTCGGTGTTTCCCAGCTGATCTTCGTCTACGTGATCATCCACTGCATCCGTGGTGGCGTGGGTCGCGCCACCGATCGGGTCTGGGAAGGCTCCCACGGTCTGGAGTGGACGGTGCCGTCACCGGCCCCCTACCACACCTTCGAGACCGCCCCGGAAGTGAAGTGA
- the bioC gene encoding malonyl-ACP O-methyltransferase BioC gives MTSPKRVDPNLPRLETGPETHPSLPERAAVRRSFDQAADSYDEHAVLQREVCNRLLERLDLTTIEPRVILDLAAGTGQASGALNRKYRKARVFPVDLSEQMLQRARRQGGWWKKLPAICADVTHLPIADDSVDLVFSSLGLQWVDDLDRCFREIRRVLKPQGLFLFTTFGPDTLKELRAAWQAVDERSHVNVFADMHDIGDGLVRAGLAEPVMEVEHFTLTYETADELMRDIKRIGAHNVTADRPRGLTGPKKMARFREAYEQFRQEDRLPATYEVVYGTVWAPRARNI, from the coding sequence ATGACTTCGCCCAAGCGGGTTGATCCCAATCTGCCGCGCCTGGAGACCGGCCCCGAGACCCATCCCTCGCTGCCGGAACGCGCCGCCGTGCGCCGATCCTTTGATCAGGCCGCGGACAGCTACGACGAACACGCCGTGCTGCAGCGTGAAGTCTGCAATCGCCTGTTGGAGCGGCTGGATCTCACCACCATCGAGCCCCGGGTCATCCTCGACCTGGCCGCCGGCACCGGGCAGGCCTCGGGCGCCCTGAACCGCAAGTATCGCAAGGCCCGCGTCTTCCCCGTGGATCTCTCCGAGCAGATGCTGCAACGGGCCCGCCGTCAGGGGGGGTGGTGGAAGAAACTGCCCGCCATCTGCGCCGACGTCACCCACCTGCCCATCGCCGATGACAGCGTCGACCTGGTCTTCTCCAGCCTCGGCCTGCAATGGGTGGACGATCTTGATCGCTGCTTTCGCGAGATCCGTCGCGTGCTCAAGCCCCAGGGCCTGTTCCTGTTCACCACCTTCGGCCCGGACACCCTCAAGGAACTGCGCGCCGCCTGGCAGGCGGTGGACGAGCGCAGCCACGTCAATGTCTTCGCCGACATGCACGACATCGGCGACGGCCTGGTGCGCGCCGGTCTGGCCGAACCGGTGATGGAAGTCGAGCACTTCACCCTGACCTATGAAACCGCCGACGAACTCATGCGCGACATCAAGCGCATCGGCGCCCACAACGTCACCGCCGACCGCCCCCGCGGCCTCACCGGGCCCAAAAAGATGGCGCGCTTCCGCGAAGCCTATGAACAGTTCCGCCAGGAAGACCGCCTCCCCGCCACCTACGAAGTCGTCTACGGCACCGTCTGGGCACCCCGGGCGAGAAACATTTAG
- the bioD gene encoding dethiobiotin synthase: MNLFITGTDTEVGKTLVTASLLHAIRARGETAVGLKPVASGAERTAEGLRNEDGLALLAASSPGFHYDQINPLVLEPAIAPHIAAEEVEVDLTVERLLAGITPGPSADWRLVEGVGGWRVPLSGRETMEDLALALAYPVVLVVALRLGCLNHAMLTADRIRQVGLPLAGWIATEPDPCQSRRDENFATLQQWLPAPCLGRLPWAESPDPKRMAGLLDLSPLSTASQPARP, encoded by the coding sequence ATGAACCTCTTCATCACCGGCACTGACACCGAAGTCGGCAAGACTCTGGTCACCGCCAGCCTGTTGCACGCCATCCGCGCCCGGGGCGAGACGGCCGTGGGGCTCAAGCCAGTGGCCTCGGGGGCGGAGCGCACGGCGGAGGGGCTTCGCAACGAGGACGGCCTGGCCCTGCTGGCCGCCTCCTCGCCGGGTTTTCATTACGATCAGATCAACCCCCTGGTGCTGGAGCCGGCCATCGCCCCGCACATCGCGGCCGAGGAGGTTGAGGTCGATCTCACCGTGGAACGCCTGCTGGCCGGCATCACGCCCGGGCCGAGCGCGGACTGGCGGCTGGTGGAAGGCGTGGGCGGCTGGCGGGTCCCCCTCTCGGGTCGTGAAACCATGGAAGACCTGGCCCTGGCGCTTGCCTATCCGGTGGTGCTGGTGGTCGCCCTGCGCCTGGGTTGTCTCAATCACGCCATGCTCACCGCCGACCGCATCCGCCAGGTCGGCCTGCCCCTGGCCGGCTGGATCGCCACCGAACCCGACCCGTGCCAGAGCCGCCGTGACGAAAATTTCGCCACCCTGCAGCAATGGCTGCCCGCCCCCTGCCTCGGCCGCCTGCCCTGGGCGGAGAGTCCGGACCCCAAAAGGATGGCGGGGCTGCTGGATCTTTCCCCCCTAAGCACGGCCTCCCAGCCAGCACGGCCCTGA
- a CDS encoding DUF2244 domain-containing protein, with amino-acid sequence MIQDKESGDESHRIVVTPNLSLNNRGAVVFFLVVSAPALAIAFSWAARGMWPILPFAGAELLLLGLCLYLVQRRQRFREVITLEADQVVLQRGMGRPQETHRFNRAWVRVELDEATHLNYPVRLFLREGNREQEVGRCLPEDERRSLGKRLKGLLAKQD; translated from the coding sequence ATGATCCAGGACAAGGAATCAGGCGATGAGTCGCATCGCATCGTGGTCACCCCCAACCTCTCCCTGAACAATCGGGGCGCGGTGGTCTTTTTTCTGGTGGTGTCCGCTCCGGCCCTGGCCATTGCCTTCAGCTGGGCAGCCAGGGGGATGTGGCCGATCCTGCCCTTCGCGGGCGCGGAACTGCTGTTGCTGGGCCTGTGCCTTTATCTGGTGCAGCGTCGGCAACGATTCCGGGAAGTAATTACCCTCGAGGCCGATCAGGTCGTTTTGCAGCGAGGGATGGGACGGCCACAGGAAACCCACCGCTTCAATCGGGCCTGGGTGCGGGTGGAGCTGGACGAAGCGACGCATCTAAATTACCCGGTTCGCCTTTTCCTTCGGGAAGGCAATCGGGAACAGGAGGTTGGACGCTGCCTCCCCGAGGACGAACGACGTTCCCTCGGCAAGCGGCTGAAGGGGCTTCTGGCCAAACAAGACTGA
- a CDS encoding cytochrome c oxidase assembly protein → MAEQKKKESNGSLVLKLATASLLMFGFGFAMVPLYDVFCEVTGISSSSTRVAAEPVALETDYDRTVTVEFASSNNQRDLWSFRPEETRMQVHPGKLYTTHYLATNLASEEQIGHAVPSVAPAGATRYVQKVECFCFDEQRFAGEESKRMPVLFYVDPALPSNIGTVTLAYSFFAQQKLSEQ, encoded by the coding sequence ATGGCAGAGCAGAAGAAAAAGGAGAGCAACGGCAGCCTGGTGCTGAAACTGGCAACCGCCTCCCTGCTGATGTTCGGCTTCGGCTTCGCCATGGTGCCCCTGTATGACGTCTTCTGTGAGGTCACGGGCATCAGCAGTTCCAGCACGCGGGTGGCGGCGGAGCCGGTGGCACTGGAAACCGATTACGACCGCACCGTGACGGTGGAGTTTGCCTCCAGCAACAACCAGCGGGATCTCTGGTCCTTCCGGCCGGAAGAGACTCGCATGCAGGTGCATCCCGGCAAGCTCTATACCACCCATTATCTGGCCACCAATCTGGCCAGTGAGGAACAGATCGGCCACGCCGTGCCCAGTGTGGCGCCGGCCGGGGCCACCCGTTACGTACAGAAGGTAGAGTGTTTCTGCTTTGACGAGCAGCGCTTTGCCGGTGAAGAAAGCAAGCGCATGCCGGTGCTGTTCTATGTTGATCCGGCCCTGCCGAGCAACATTGGTACTGTCACCCTGGCGTATTCCTTCTTTGCTCAGCAAAAGCTGAGTGAACAATAA